One window of the Magnolia sinica isolate HGM2019 chromosome 19, MsV1, whole genome shotgun sequence genome contains the following:
- the LOC131234405 gene encoding bifunctional dihydrofolate reductase-thymidylate synthase-like isoform X4: protein MLKLGISCSGNIPFFKVVPVLSWRCFFDFGSKTPASRFFGTSNKFAQYSHCVRVSAISGDIPMSIPNGDANIQSDPKRTFQVVVAATRNMGIGKDGKLPWKLPSDLKIFKEVTMATSDPVKKNAVIMGRKTWESIPFEHKPLPGRLNVVLTRSGSFDIATAENVVMCGSIASALELLAASPYCLSIERVFVIGGGQVLREALNAPGCEAVHFTEIETSIECDTFIPPIDDSLFRPWYASFPLVENNIRYSFVTYARIRSSAVDPPAMHNGVIIDNNSGIEIEKFSFLPKTIFEKHEEYMYTRLVQDIISHGTQKDDRTGTGTLSKFGCQMRFNLRKSFPLLTTKKVFWRGVVEELLWFISGSTNAKVLQEKGIQIWDGNASRDYLNNIGLTDREEGDLGPIYGFQWRHFGARSAEAII from the exons ATGCTGAAACTTGGGATCTCGTGCTCAGGGAACATTCCATTTTTCAAG GTTGTACCAGTTCTCAGTTGGAGGTGCTTCTTTGACTTTGGTTCTAAAACACCAGCTTCACGGTTTTTTGGAACTTCAAACAAGTTCGCCCAGTATAGTCATTGTGTTAGGGTTTCAGCTATTTCTGGTGACATCCCAATGAGTATTCCGAATGGCGATGCAAATATACAATCTGATCCCAAAAGGACTTTCCAAGTTGTTGTTGCTGCAACTCGAAATATGGGTATCGGGAAGGATGGAAAATTGCCTTGGAAGTTGCCTTCTGacctgaaaattttcaaggaGGTCACGATGGCTACATCTGATCCTGTTAAAAAGAACGCAGTAATAATGGGTAGAAAAACATGGGAGAGCATCCCGTTTGAGCATAAGCCTTTACCTGGTCGTCTGAATGTTGTGCTTACTCGTTCCGGGAGTTTCGACATTGCTACGGCAGAGAATGTTGTTATGTGTGGAAGCATTGCTTCAGCATTGGAGTTGTTAGCAGCATCTCCTTATTGTTTGTCAATAGAAAGAGTTTTTGTTATAGGTGGCGGCCAGGTATTAAG GGAGGCTCTCAATGCACCTGGATGTGAAGCTGTCCATTTTACAGAAATTGAGACAAGCATTGAATGCGATACTTTCATCCCTCCTATTGACGATTCTCTATTCCGGCCATGGTATGCGTCCTTCCCATTGGTAGAGAACAACATTAGATATTCTTTCGTGACATATGCTCGCATCAGAAGTTCAGCTGTGGATCCTCCTGCAATGCACAATGGGGTGATTATAGATAATAATTCAGGCATTGAGATTGAGAAGTTCTCCTTTCTGCCAAAGACGATTTTTGAAAAACATGAGGAGTATATGTATACAAGGCTGGTGCAAGATATAATTTCACATGGCACTCAAAAAGATGACAGGACAGGGACTGGCACACTATCAAAATTTGGTTGTCAG ATGCGTTTTAATCTGCGCAAATCATTTCCACTTCTCACAACTAAG AAAGTATTTTGGAGGGGTGTTGTTGAAGAACTTCTGTGGTTTATCAGTGGATCAACAAATGCAAAG GTTTTGCAGGAAAAAGGAATACAGATATgggatggcaatgcatccagaGACTACCTCAATAA CATTGGTTTGACTGACAGAGAAGAGGGTGACTTGGGACCCATATATGGGTTTCAGTGGAGACACTTTGGTGCCAGGTCAGCAGAAGCTATTATATAA